A genomic segment from Bradyrhizobium diazoefficiens USDA 110 encodes:
- a CDS encoding DUF1254 domain-containing protein has product MIRLAFTIVAGVVLGLVVHLVSVLALPRIATQDAYSRLTPMTKLNGVTQLPLADPNTSPMPFMDPAFALAICRYDLSGGPIKLTVPVSQAYTSVSFYTRNEIAYYAINDRSAGKKVIELDLMTEAQHNELPEDEEITAADRLIIDSPATTGLIVMKALAAEPGLMPQAQATLAAATCAPQTEVPAKAETPRGRR; this is encoded by the coding sequence ATGATCCGGCTCGCCTTCACCATCGTTGCCGGCGTGGTGCTCGGCCTCGTCGTCCATCTCGTCAGCGTGCTGGCGCTGCCGCGCATCGCGACGCAGGACGCCTATTCGCGGCTGACGCCGATGACGAAGCTCAACGGCGTCACCCAGCTTCCCCTCGCCGATCCCAACACCTCGCCGATGCCGTTCATGGACCCGGCCTTTGCGCTGGCGATCTGCCGCTACGACCTGTCGGGCGGGCCGATCAAGCTCACCGTCCCCGTCAGCCAAGCCTACACCTCGGTGTCGTTCTACACCCGCAACGAGATCGCCTATTACGCCATCAACGACCGCTCCGCGGGCAAGAAGGTGATCGAGCTCGACCTGATGACGGAAGCGCAGCACAACGAGCTGCCCGAGGACGAGGAGATCACCGCGGCCGACCGCCTGATCATCGATTCCCCTGCTACAACCGGCCTGATCGTGATGAAGGCGCTCGCCGCCGAGCCCGGCCTGATGCCGCAGGCGCAAGCGACGCTTGCGGCCGCGACCTGCGCGCCGCAGACCGAGGTGCCGGCCAAGGCCGAGACGCCGCGCGGACGGCGCTGA
- a CDS encoding DUF1214 domain-containing protein yields the protein MRLILTTLTALLLATVVGVGATWMTTTRGTEIGALTIGPWTARPRTGTADVDPYSRATIVRNGELPIGTGDGVAFTATADDKKKALDGRCDVIVSGVTPPARFWTLTLYDRKGHLVANSLQRYGFTSQEIVRQSDGTFEIRIASRSRSGNWLPTGGIERYALMLRLYDTPVGVATRTQRDAPMPTISTVGCS from the coding sequence GTGCGGCTGATCCTGACCACATTGACTGCCCTCCTGCTCGCGACCGTGGTGGGCGTCGGCGCGACCTGGATGACGACGACGCGCGGCACCGAGATCGGCGCGCTGACCATCGGCCCCTGGACCGCGCGCCCGCGCACCGGCACCGCCGACGTCGACCCCTATTCGCGCGCCACCATCGTGCGCAACGGCGAGCTGCCGATCGGCACCGGCGACGGGGTCGCCTTCACCGCCACCGCCGACGACAAGAAGAAGGCGCTCGACGGCCGCTGCGATGTGATCGTCTCCGGCGTGACGCCGCCGGCGCGGTTCTGGACGCTGACGCTGTACGACCGCAAGGGGCATCTCGTCGCCAATTCGCTGCAGCGCTACGGCTTCACCAGCCAGGAGATCGTGCGGCAGTCCGACGGCACATTCGAGATCCGCATCGCCTCGCGCTCGCGCTCCGGCAACTGGCTGCCGACCGGCGGCATCGAGCGCTACGCCCTGATGCTGCGCCTCTACGACACCCCGGTCGGCGTTGCGACGCGCACCCAGCGCGATGCGCCGATGCCGACGATCTCGACGGTGGGCTGCTCATGA
- a CDS encoding transglycosylase domain-containing protein translates to MRQIIPPHWKQKVRNFFLDLDARIDSSLFSSAKGIRELYERYSTFMDRFYVGRWKRWVFIEPLSEAATLGLGGLVVMLTLAIPAFRETADEDWLKKSDLAVTFLDRYGNPIGSRGIKHNDSIPLEDFPDVLIKATLATEDRRFYEHFGIDIAGTARALVTNAQAGGVRQGGSSITQQLAKNLFLSNERTIERKVNEAFLAVWLEWRLTKNEILKLYLDRAYMGGGTFGVDGAAHFYFNKSARDVTLAEAAMLAGLFKAPTKYAPHINLPAARARANVVLDNLVDAGFMTEGQVFGARRNPAFAVDRRDEASPNYYLDYAFDEMRKLVDTFPKSYTERVFVVRLAIDANVQKAAEDAIENQLRQFGRDYHATQAATVVSDLDGGIRAMVGGRDYGASQFNRATDAYRQPGSSFKPYVYTTALLNGFTPNSIVVDGPVCIGNWCPQNYGHSYSGAVTLTQAITRSINVVPVKLSIAIGQKEQPKAPNPAKIGRAKIVEVARRFGLKAPLPDTPSLPIGSDEVTVLEHAVAYATFPNRGKSVTPHSVLEVRTGAGDLVWRWDRDGPKPKQAIPPNIAADMAGMMSHVVSEGTARRAALDGIPTAGKTGTTNAYRDAWFVGYTGNFTCAVWYGNDDYSPTNRMTGGSLPAQTWHDIMVAAHQGVEVREIPGIGMGQKLPPQPMAAQANAAPKVLETKPGPPPVLTKRGADILVRVEKLLDEAAKTANKSAASDGKPARPASSTSALAFPQNYAEENANASAPRKN, encoded by the coding sequence TTCTATGTCGGGCGGTGGAAGCGCTGGGTGTTCATCGAGCCGCTGTCGGAAGCCGCGACCCTCGGGCTCGGCGGCCTCGTCGTGATGCTCACGCTCGCTATCCCCGCCTTCCGCGAGACCGCGGACGAGGACTGGCTGAAGAAATCCGACCTCGCGGTGACCTTCCTCGACCGCTACGGCAACCCGATCGGCAGCCGCGGCATCAAGCACAACGACTCGATCCCGCTGGAAGATTTTCCTGACGTGCTGATCAAGGCGACGCTGGCGACCGAGGACCGCCGCTTCTACGAGCATTTCGGCATCGACATCGCCGGCACCGCGCGCGCGCTCGTCACCAACGCCCAGGCCGGCGGCGTCCGCCAGGGCGGCTCCTCGATCACCCAGCAGCTCGCCAAGAACCTGTTCCTGAGCAACGAGCGCACCATCGAGCGCAAGGTCAACGAAGCCTTCCTCGCGGTCTGGCTGGAATGGCGCCTGACCAAGAACGAGATTCTCAAGCTCTATCTCGACCGCGCCTATATGGGCGGCGGCACGTTCGGCGTCGACGGCGCGGCGCATTTCTACTTCAACAAGTCCGCGCGCGACGTGACGCTGGCGGAGGCTGCGATGCTCGCCGGCCTGTTCAAGGCGCCGACCAAATACGCCCCCCACATCAACCTGCCTGCCGCGCGCGCCCGCGCCAACGTCGTGCTCGACAACCTCGTCGATGCCGGCTTCATGACCGAGGGCCAGGTGTTCGGCGCCCGCCGCAACCCCGCCTTCGCGGTCGACCGCCGCGACGAGGCTTCGCCGAACTACTATCTCGACTACGCCTTCGACGAGATGCGCAAGCTGGTCGACACCTTCCCGAAGTCCTACACCGAGCGCGTCTTCGTGGTGCGCCTCGCCATCGACGCCAACGTGCAGAAGGCCGCGGAAGACGCCATCGAGAACCAGCTGCGCCAGTTCGGCCGCGACTATCACGCGACCCAGGCCGCGACCGTCGTCTCCGATCTCGACGGCGGCATCCGCGCCATGGTCGGCGGCCGCGACTACGGCGCCAGCCAGTTCAACCGCGCCACCGACGCCTATCGCCAGCCCGGCTCCTCGTTCAAGCCCTACGTCTACACCACCGCGCTTCTGAACGGCTTCACGCCGAACTCGATCGTGGTCGACGGCCCGGTCTGCATCGGCAATTGGTGTCCGCAGAACTATGGCCATTCCTATTCCGGCGCGGTGACGCTGACGCAGGCGATCACGCGCTCGATCAACGTGGTGCCGGTCAAGCTCTCGATCGCGATCGGGCAGAAGGAGCAGCCGAAGGCGCCGAACCCGGCCAAGATCGGCCGCGCCAAGATCGTCGAGGTCGCCCGCCGCTTCGGCCTCAAGGCGCCGCTGCCCGACACGCCCTCGCTGCCGATCGGCTCGGACGAAGTCACCGTGCTCGAGCACGCGGTTGCCTACGCGACCTTCCCCAATCGCGGCAAGTCGGTGACGCCGCATTCGGTGCTGGAGGTGCGCACCGGCGCCGGTGATCTCGTCTGGCGCTGGGACCGCGACGGCCCGAAGCCGAAGCAGGCCATTCCGCCGAACATCGCCGCCGACATGGCCGGGATGATGAGCCACGTCGTCAGCGAAGGCACGGCGCGCCGCGCCGCGCTCGACGGCATTCCGACCGCGGGCAAAACCGGCACGACCAATGCGTATCGCGATGCCTGGTTCGTCGGCTACACCGGCAATTTCACCTGCGCGGTCTGGTACGGCAACGACGACTATTCGCCGACCAACCGCATGACCGGCGGCTCGCTGCCGGCGCAGACCTGGCACGACATCATGGTCGCGGCGCATCAAGGCGTCGAGGTCCGGGAAATCCCCGGCATCGGCATGGGCCAGAAGCTGCCGCCGCAGCCGATGGCCGCGCAAGCCAATGCAGCGCCAAAAGTGCTGGAGACCAAGCCCGGTCCGCCGCCCGTGCTGACCAAGCGCGGCGCCGACATCCTGGTGCGCGTCGAGAAGCTGCTGGATGAAGCGGCCAAGACCGCGAACAAGTCGGCCGCGAGCGACGGCAAGCCCGCCAGGCCGGCCTCATCGACAAGCGCGCTCGCCTTCCCGCAGAACTATGCGGAAGAGAATGCGAACGCATCCGCCCCGCGTAAGAACTGA